In Sphingopyxis sp. 113P3, one DNA window encodes the following:
- a CDS encoding MFS transporter, whose translation MTAISRSIPNDRMAVLFAIMLVAAAGNTAMQSILPAIGAKLHIPDVWVSLAFSWSALLWVLTAPHWARQSDKRGRKALMALGMLGFISSMALCGLTLWAGLSGLIASGATFIIFALFRSLYGGFGSASPPAVQAYVAARTDPEERTQALSLVSSSFGLGTVIGPAIAPFFILPIVGLSGPLLVFALIGLVVLITLRWRLPNDMPRFAARGSIAPYPASGLATDARRDEDEEESGDALRPSLQWSDRRVRPWMLAGLLGGQSQAMMLGVIGFLILDRLNLRTNPDEAAAITGIVLMAGAFATLLAQWGLIPLLKMTPRWTVLVGAALGAAGTVMTGLAQDLHAIVIGFAAASLGFGLFRPGFTAGASLAVTGRHQGAVAGMTASINGSAYIVSPAIGVLLYNWHAMVAYGVMAGFCAWLVVWGWSALRQNPPLST comes from the coding sequence ATGACGGCAATATCGCGTTCGATCCCCAATGACCGGATGGCCGTCCTCTTTGCGATCATGCTCGTTGCGGCCGCGGGCAACACCGCGATGCAGTCGATCCTCCCCGCGATCGGCGCCAAGCTTCACATTCCCGACGTCTGGGTCAGCCTCGCCTTCAGCTGGTCGGCGCTGCTCTGGGTCCTCACCGCCCCGCATTGGGCGCGCCAGTCGGACAAGCGCGGGCGAAAGGCGCTGATGGCGCTCGGAATGCTCGGTTTCATCTCGTCGATGGCGCTGTGCGGTCTGACGCTGTGGGCAGGCCTTTCGGGCCTGATCGCAAGCGGGGCAACCTTCATCATCTTCGCGCTCTTCCGCAGCCTTTATGGCGGGTTCGGATCCGCCTCCCCGCCCGCCGTCCAGGCCTATGTCGCCGCGCGGACCGATCCTGAGGAGCGGACGCAGGCCTTGTCGCTTGTCTCGTCTTCCTTCGGACTCGGAACAGTGATCGGCCCCGCGATCGCGCCCTTCTTCATCCTGCCCATCGTCGGGCTCTCAGGCCCGCTTCTCGTCTTCGCGCTGATCGGTCTTGTCGTCCTCATCACGCTGCGCTGGCGCCTCCCCAACGACATGCCGCGCTTCGCAGCGCGCGGGTCGATCGCGCCCTATCCTGCCTCGGGGCTCGCGACTGACGCGCGGCGCGACGAAGATGAGGAGGAATCCGGCGACGCGCTGCGGCCATCGCTCCAATGGAGCGACCGCCGGGTGCGCCCCTGGATGCTCGCCGGGCTCTTGGGCGGCCAGTCGCAGGCGATGATGCTCGGCGTCATCGGCTTTCTCATTCTCGACCGCCTCAACCTCAGGACCAATCCCGACGAGGCGGCCGCGATCACCGGGATCGTGCTCATGGCGGGCGCCTTTGCGACGCTGCTCGCGCAGTGGGGTCTCATACCCCTCCTCAAGATGACGCCGCGCTGGACGGTTCTCGTGGGCGCAGCGCTCGGCGCGGCGGGCACCGTGATGACCGGCCTTGCCCAGGACCTCCATGCGATCGTCATCGGCTTTGCCGCCGCATCGCTCGGCTTTGGCCTCTTCCGCCCCGGGTTTACCGCGGGCGCCTCGCTCGCCGTCACCGGACGCCATCAGGGCGCGGTCGCGGGCATGACAGCTTCGATCAACGGATCGGCCTATATCGTCTCGCCCGCGATCGGCGTCCTTCTCTACAACTGGCACGCGATGGTCGCTTACGGCGTGATGGCCGGGTTCTGCGCCTGGCTGGTGGTGTGGGGCTGGTCCGCGCTCCGGCAAAACCCGCCCCTTTCCACCTAG
- a CDS encoding class I SAM-dependent methyltransferase yields MTHPRAHAQESKIALPRRVRERLKRFFGPWGMFIRGFIKHPVMVGSIVPSSPTLIRHMLRPVDWKNTKLFVEYGPGVGTFCRPVLERMAGDATLIAIDTNEDFIDYLRKDIRDSRFIAVHGSAADVEEIIAAHGFQEADYVLSGLPFSTLPAGVGPAIAAATHRVLRPGGAFLVYQFRARAREFLAVHFERIDNAFEWVNVPPCFLFWAWKD; encoded by the coding sequence ATGACCCATCCGCGGGCGCATGCCCAAGAATCGAAGATCGCGCTCCCCCGCCGGGTGCGCGAGCGGCTCAAACGCTTTTTCGGACCGTGGGGCATGTTCATCCGCGGGTTCATCAAGCATCCGGTCATGGTGGGTTCGATTGTTCCCTCCTCGCCGACCTTGATCCGGCACATGCTGCGCCCGGTCGACTGGAAGAACACCAAGCTCTTCGTGGAATATGGTCCGGGCGTCGGTACCTTCTGCCGGCCCGTTCTTGAACGCATGGCGGGCGATGCGACGCTGATCGCGATCGACACCAATGAGGATTTCATCGACTATCTGCGCAAGGATATCCGCGACAGCCGCTTCATCGCTGTCCACGGGTCCGCCGCTGACGTCGAGGAGATCATCGCAGCCCACGGGTTTCAGGAGGCCGATTATGTCCTCTCGGGGCTTCCTTTTTCGACGCTTCCCGCCGGCGTCGGCCCCGCAATCGCCGCGGCAACGCACCGCGTTCTGCGCCCGGGCGGCGCCTTCCTCGTCTATCAGTTCCGCGCGCGTGCGCGCGAATTTCTTGCGGTGCATTTCGAGCGCATCGACAATGCGTTCGAATGGGTGAACGTCCCGCCCTGCTTCCTCTTCTGGGCCTGGAAGGACTGA
- a CDS encoding phospholipase D-like domain-containing protein, translating to MTEATASAPPPQRLTANVAGHRLELLFDGSDRLEKLCALIDGAVLSIDIIMYIFDDDPIGRDIVARLVAAARRGVRVRAVIDRFGSSDTPDSLFAPLRAEGGSVTFFSRRWRSSYLIRNHQKLLLFDGQIAVTGGFNIAEHYLSPPGRDCWFDLGLLVEGPSLAKAAAWFEAIHAYTAANDGKLLMLRRIIREWPVKGGPVEWLVGGPTERLSPWARAVRQDLDRAQRLDMAMAYFSPGQGMLRRLGRVARQGRARLIMAGRSDNAATVGASRLLYGYLLRKRAEIWEYRPCKLHMKLIVIDNVTYIGSANFDARSLFVNVEIMLRIDDAEFAATMRDFIAALEPDCEVITRQSHKARASWPKRLRWTLAWFVVCLADYTVSRRLNFGLAEPDLESV from the coding sequence ATGACCGAGGCTACCGCTTCTGCACCGCCGCCCCAAAGACTGACGGCCAATGTGGCGGGGCATCGGCTCGAGCTACTCTTCGACGGCTCCGACCGGCTCGAGAAGCTGTGCGCGCTGATCGACGGCGCGGTGCTCAGCATCGACATCATCATGTATATTTTCGACGACGATCCGATCGGACGCGACATCGTCGCAAGGCTCGTTGCTGCCGCGCGACGCGGCGTTAGGGTGCGCGCGGTCATCGACCGCTTCGGCTCGTCCGATACGCCCGACAGCCTCTTCGCGCCGCTGCGCGCCGAGGGCGGCTCGGTGACCTTCTTTTCGCGCCGCTGGCGCTCGAGCTACCTCATTCGCAATCATCAAAAGCTCCTCCTCTTCGACGGGCAGATTGCGGTCACCGGGGGCTTCAACATCGCCGAGCATTATCTCAGTCCGCCGGGGCGCGATTGCTGGTTCGACCTTGGCCTTCTTGTCGAGGGTCCCTCGCTCGCAAAGGCCGCCGCATGGTTCGAGGCGATCCATGCCTATACGGCCGCGAACGATGGCAAGCTCTTGATGCTGCGCCGGATCATCCGCGAATGGCCGGTGAAAGGCGGCCCTGTCGAATGGCTCGTGGGCGGGCCCACCGAGCGCCTTTCGCCCTGGGCACGCGCCGTGCGGCAGGATCTCGACCGGGCGCAGCGGCTTGATATGGCGATGGCCTATTTCTCGCCAGGCCAGGGAATGCTCCGGCGATTGGGCCGCGTCGCGCGCCAGGGCCGCGCCCGCCTCATCATGGCGGGCCGGTCGGACAATGCCGCGACCGTCGGGGCATCGCGGCTCCTCTACGGCTATCTGCTTCGCAAGCGCGCCGAGATCTGGGAATATAGGCCGTGCAAGCTTCACATGAAGCTGATCGTGATCGACAATGTCACCTATATCGGGTCGGCGAATTTCGACGCGCGAAGCCTCTTCGTCAATGTCGAGATCATGCTGCGCATCGACGACGCCGAGTTTGCGGCTACCATGCGGGATTTCATCGCCGCCCTCGAGCCGGATTGCGAAGTGATCACCCGTCAATCGCACAAGGCGCGAGCGAGCTGGCCGAAACGGCTGCGCTGGACGCTCGCCTGGTTCGTCGTATGCCTCGCCGACTATACGGTGTCGCGCCGTTTGAATTTCGGGCTTGCCGAGCCCGATCTTGAATCGGTTTGA
- the rpoZ gene encoding DNA-directed RNA polymerase subunit omega codes for MARVTVEDCVDKVPNRFDLVLLSAHRAREISGGSELTVDRDRDKNPVVALREIAEQTVRPKELQESLVGTLQKVVIDDDDTPDEISSISRSAEALRLTAAAPPRSPAGGGADFE; via the coding sequence ATGGCCCGCGTTACCGTCGAAGATTGCGTCGACAAAGTGCCCAACCGTTTCGATCTGGTCTTGCTCTCGGCGCACCGAGCCCGCGAGATTTCGGGGGGCTCGGAGCTGACCGTCGATCGCGACCGCGACAAGAACCCCGTCGTTGCGCTGCGCGAGATCGCCGAGCAGACCGTGCGCCCCAAGGAGCTTCAGGAATCGCTCGTCGGCACGCTGCAGAAGGTTGTCATCGATGACGACGACACGCCCGATGAAATCAGCTCGATCAGCCGCTCGGCCGAAGCGCTGCGCCTCACCGCGGCCGCTCCGCCGCGCAGCCCTGCCGGCGGCGGCGCCGACTTCGAATAA
- a CDS encoding glutathione S-transferase family protein, with protein sequence MKPKPILYHCPDARSLRCLWAAEEAGLEIDLRLLPFPPRAFAPDYRPVNPLMTVPGWVEEGRLMTESAAICERIAEGTPLEVRRDEADYWAYRNWLHRSDATLTFPLAIVIRYTRVEPEARRLAQAAEDYKAFFGGRAKSIESALSDGREWLTADRFTIADITVGYAAFLATTLDAGDLLGEASQAWLARCMARDGFARARTRQQAS encoded by the coding sequence ATGAAACCGAAACCGATCCTCTATCATTGTCCCGACGCGCGGTCGCTGCGCTGCCTTTGGGCCGCGGAAGAGGCGGGGTTGGAGATCGATCTTCGCCTTCTCCCCTTCCCGCCGCGCGCCTTTGCCCCCGACTATCGCCCGGTGAACCCGCTGATGACGGTGCCGGGCTGGGTCGAGGAGGGGCGGCTCATGACCGAATCGGCCGCGATCTGCGAGCGAATCGCGGAAGGAACGCCGCTTGAGGTGCGCCGCGACGAGGCCGATTACTGGGCGTACCGCAACTGGCTGCATCGCAGCGATGCGACCCTGACCTTCCCGCTTGCGATCGTGATCCGCTACACGCGCGTCGAGCCCGAGGCGCGGCGGCTCGCGCAAGCGGCCGAGGATTACAAGGCTTTCTTCGGCGGCCGCGCCAAGAGTATCGAGTCGGCGCTATCCGACGGGCGCGAGTGGCTCACGGCCGATCGCTTCACCATCGCCGATATCACGGTCGGCTATGCTGCGTTTCTGGCCACCACCCTCGATGCGGGCGACCTGCTCGGCGAAGCATCGCAAGCGTGGCTGGCGCGCTGTATGGCCCGGGACGGCTTCGCGCGGGCGCGCACGAGGCAGCAGGCGAGTTAG
- a CDS encoding DMT family transporter encodes MKAAPHPEVPQHYLGGIALRLLAMASLSAMFVLVKMAAEAGVHVAESLFWRQVVVLPLLIIWAMRHGGLSNFHTRRPGTHARRAIMGLTGMALNFGGMIYLPMAEATTINLSVPIFAVIFAALFLGEPTGWQRWSAVIIGFLGVLVVLNPTTVVASGFSGDHGLGTLIALGGAIMTALITIQVRDLSRTESPMSIVFWFSLISLIPLTLALPFVMTSHSASEWAILVGLGLFGAVVQMSLTGALRLAPVAVVTPMDYSSLLWAIAFGWYFFGTLPADTTWVGAPLIVLSGLFIAWREHRLHIERQKDIAA; translated from the coding sequence ATGAAAGCCGCCCCGCATCCCGAGGTCCCGCAACATTATCTGGGCGGTATTGCGCTTCGCCTGCTCGCGATGGCGAGCCTGTCTGCCATGTTCGTGCTGGTGAAGATGGCGGCCGAAGCGGGCGTTCACGTCGCCGAGAGCCTCTTCTGGAGGCAGGTTGTGGTGCTTCCGCTGCTCATCATCTGGGCGATGCGGCACGGGGGGCTTTCCAATTTTCATACCCGCCGCCCCGGCACGCATGCACGCCGCGCCATCATGGGGCTGACGGGCATGGCGCTCAATTTCGGCGGCATGATCTACCTGCCGATGGCAGAGGCGACGACGATCAATCTCTCGGTCCCCATCTTCGCGGTGATCTTCGCCGCGCTGTTCCTGGGCGAACCGACCGGCTGGCAGCGCTGGAGCGCCGTCATCATCGGCTTCCTCGGCGTCCTCGTCGTCCTCAACCCCACGACGGTCGTCGCGAGCGGGTTCAGCGGCGATCATGGCCTTGGAACGCTCATCGCGCTTGGGGGCGCCATCATGACCGCGCTCATCACCATCCAGGTCCGCGATCTCAGCCGCACCGAAAGCCCGATGTCGATCGTCTTCTGGTTCAGCCTGATTTCGCTCATTCCCCTCACCCTCGCGCTGCCCTTCGTGATGACGTCCCACAGCGCGTCCGAATGGGCCATCCTCGTCGGTCTCGGCCTTTTCGGCGCGGTGGTGCAGATGTCGCTGACGGGCGCGCTGCGGCTCGCCCCGGTCGCAGTGGTAACGCCGATGGACTATTCGAGCCTGCTCTGGGCCATAGCCTTCGGCTGGTACTTCTTCGGCACCCTCCCGGCCGACACGACCTGGGTCGGCGCGCCCTTGATCGTCCTCAGCGGTCTCTTCATTGCCTGGCGCGAGCACCGGCTCCATATCGAGCGGCAGAAGGATATTGCGGCATGA
- a CDS encoding FitA-like ribbon-helix-helix domain-containing protein — MQSLISLQSMSDVGAGELIMGTMTIRNIDESLRRRLRTQAAAHGRSMEEEARDILPSALSTEELQADNLADAILRRFQPMGGVEIDLAPREAMRSAVDFS; from the coding sequence TTGCAATCATTGATTAGTCTGCAATCAATGTCTGATGTCGGTGCAGGAGAATTGATCATGGGCACCATGACGATACGAAACATCGACGAAAGCCTTAGGCGCCGCCTGCGCACGCAAGCGGCCGCGCACGGCCGATCCATGGAAGAGGAAGCCCGCGATATCCTCCCTTCCGCGCTCTCGACCGAAGAGCTGCAGGCCGACAATCTCGCCGATGCCATCCTCCGCCGCTTTCAACCCATGGGTGGTGTGGAGATCGACCTCGCGCCCCGCGAGGCCATGCGCTCTGCGGTCGACTTTTCGTGA
- a CDS encoding glycine zipper 2TM domain-containing protein, translating into MKKFLAALLFAGIALPAPAAYADPPPWAPAHGKRAKDRALYDRYGRYYEPRRLSYNDRIWRGRDGRYHCRRDNGTTGLIIGAAVGALVGRELDGGRDRTVGTIIGAAGGGLLGRAIDRGELKCR; encoded by the coding sequence ATGAAAAAATTCCTTGCCGCTCTCTTGTTCGCGGGGATCGCGCTTCCCGCTCCGGCCGCTTACGCCGATCCGCCCCCTTGGGCGCCGGCTCATGGCAAACGCGCCAAGGACCGCGCTCTCTACGACCGCTACGGCCGCTACTATGAACCGCGCCGGCTGTCCTATAACGATCGAATCTGGCGCGGCCGCGACGGCCGCTATCACTGCCGCCGCGATAATGGCACGACGGGGCTGATCATCGGAGCGGCCGTCGGCGCGCTCGTGGGCCGCGAACTCGACGGCGGCCGCGATCGTACGGTCGGCACGATCATTGGCGCGGCGGGCGGGGGCCTCCTCGGCCGAGCGATCGATCGCGGTGAGCTCAAATGCCGCTAG
- a CDS encoding MFS transporter, giving the protein MSIDKPSAPSALAPFRFPAFRAIWIANLASNMGSTIQAVGAAWLMTELTPSHLYIALVQASATIPIMLLGIFAGAIADNFDRRRVMLAAQSGMLIVSALLALATWIGVINPILLLCFTLAVGCGTALNAPAWQASVRLQVGHEHLPQAIALNTIAFNLARSVGPALGGLLISLTGPAIGFGLNALSYVALIIVLLRWHPEITPPKRSPMLSAIATGLRFCAQSDPVRRVLVRGFAFGLGAAGFQALLPSVVRDQLAGDELVYGLCLTGFGAGSIVAALWVGKARHRWGSETLVGGAALLFAMATFALGLSSTMTPVLAAAFIAGMCWVATMTTLNVAMQLRSPEAILGRCLSIYQAVTFGGMALGAWLFGVVADLSSLPAALAAAAGWLILSSTALRFAAPMPRRDEGRVLP; this is encoded by the coding sequence GTGAGTATCGACAAGCCTTCCGCTCCTTCTGCCCTCGCCCCTTTCCGCTTTCCCGCATTTCGCGCGATCTGGATCGCGAACCTTGCGTCGAACATGGGGTCGACGATCCAGGCGGTGGGGGCCGCCTGGTTGATGACGGAGCTGACGCCTTCGCACCTTTATATCGCCCTGGTGCAGGCGAGCGCGACGATCCCGATCATGCTGCTTGGCATCTTCGCAGGCGCCATCGCGGACAATTTCGACCGCCGCCGGGTGATGCTCGCAGCGCAAAGCGGGATGCTGATCGTCTCCGCGCTGCTCGCGCTTGCGACCTGGATCGGTGTGATCAATCCGATACTGCTCCTCTGTTTCACGCTTGCCGTCGGCTGCGGCACGGCGCTCAACGCGCCCGCGTGGCAGGCCTCGGTGCGCCTGCAGGTGGGGCACGAGCATCTGCCGCAGGCCATCGCGCTCAATACCATCGCCTTCAACCTTGCCCGCAGCGTCGGGCCGGCGCTTGGCGGGCTGCTCATATCGCTGACGGGTCCTGCCATCGGCTTCGGGCTGAATGCGCTGAGCTATGTCGCGCTGATCATCGTTCTCTTGCGCTGGCACCCCGAGATCACGCCCCCCAAGCGCTCTCCGATGCTCTCTGCGATCGCCACCGGGCTTCGCTTCTGCGCGCAGTCCGACCCGGTGCGCCGGGTGCTCGTGCGCGGCTTTGCCTTCGGGCTCGGCGCGGCAGGCTTCCAGGCGCTGCTGCCGTCGGTCGTTCGCGATCAGCTCGCGGGCGACGAACTTGTCTATGGTCTGTGTCTCACGGGATTTGGTGCGGGCTCGATCGTGGCCGCGCTCTGGGTCGGCAAGGCGCGCCATCGCTGGGGCAGCGAGACCCTGGTCGGCGGCGCTGCGCTCCTGTTCGCTATGGCCACATTCGCGCTCGGGCTATCAAGCACCATGACGCCGGTGCTTGCCGCGGCGTTCATTGCGGGCATGTGCTGGGTCGCAACGATGACGACGCTCAATGTCGCAATGCAGCTGCGCTCGCCCGAGGCGATTCTCGGCCGCTGCCTTTCGATTTATCAGGCCGTGACCTTTGGCGGGATGGCCCTTGGCGCCTGGCTGTTCGGCGTGGTTGCCGATTTGTCGAGCCTGCCCGCAGCGCTCGCGGCGGCGGCCGGCTGGCTGATCCTCTCCTCTACTGCGCTGCGCTTTGCCGCGCCAATGCCGCGGCGCGACGAAGGGCGCGTGCTGCCCTGA
- a CDS encoding TetR/AcrR family transcriptional regulator, whose protein sequence is MSRTTTVPQGIKKRDAIATRAAILSAARDRFLRESYASVGLRDIAGDAGVDVALISRYFGGKEGLFRDVLLHGKEEGLFRQPLTAAEVPAYLAQLVVEDADEDRQYRMEMFIVMLRSASSPKAGEIIRDLVHQDILGPLAEILGDEHAELRANMLLAVLMGIGVLRTIMKIDALDGSSHQRAECEYRFRCLFEAALTC, encoded by the coding sequence ATGTCGAGGACCACGACCGTCCCTCAGGGGATCAAGAAACGCGATGCGATTGCAACCCGCGCGGCCATTTTGTCCGCGGCGCGCGACCGCTTCCTGCGCGAAAGCTATGCCAGCGTCGGCCTGCGCGATATCGCCGGCGATGCCGGCGTCGATGTCGCGCTGATCAGCCGCTATTTCGGCGGCAAGGAAGGACTGTTTCGCGACGTCCTGCTTCACGGCAAGGAAGAAGGGCTGTTTCGTCAGCCGCTGACTGCTGCCGAAGTCCCAGCCTATCTCGCGCAGCTTGTCGTCGAGGACGCCGACGAGGACCGCCAGTACCGCATGGAGATGTTCATCGTCATGCTCCGCTCGGCGTCCTCGCCCAAGGCGGGCGAGATCATTCGCGACCTTGTCCATCAGGACATTCTTGGTCCCCTCGCCGAGATCCTGGGTGATGAGCATGCCGAGCTGCGCGCCAACATGCTGCTCGCAGTCCTCATGGGGATCGGCGTGCTGCGAACCATCATGAAAATCGACGCGCTCGATGGGTCGTCGCACCAGCGCGCGGAGTGCGAATATCGCTTCCGCTGCCTGTTCGAGGCCGCGCTGACCTGCTGA
- a CDS encoding efflux RND transporter periplasmic adaptor subunit: MLKRTLLAPLILFSVLVSACSGGDTSQGGPPALPVTAANPLVKEVTEWDDYVGRFEAIQSVEVRPRASGYLTRSHFSDGQYVRAGQLLFTIDARPAQAALDQARAQLARAQATLANARTELARSETLAASQAASREEVEQRRAAVRTGEADVAASRAAIRAAELNVGFTRVTAPISGRVSQRLVDPGNAVTADQTVLTTIVSTNPLHFSFQGSEASLLAYERQGDTLEGSPVRIRLQGEEAYSRTGKIDFVDNALSTGSGTITVRALVPNPDGKLRPGLFGQLQLAASAPRAAILVPDTAIVTDAARRVVYVIGPKDVVQARPVTLGPVIDGLRVVRTGLTAKDRVIVNGIQRAMPGKPAKVEAGRILPDGKVVTSKAAPPAGTSKAAPAKDAAK, translated from the coding sequence ATGCTCAAGCGCACTCTCCTGGCGCCACTGATCCTTTTTTCGGTGCTTGTTTCCGCCTGTTCAGGCGGGGACACGTCGCAGGGCGGTCCCCCCGCGCTGCCCGTTACCGCTGCCAATCCGCTCGTGAAGGAGGTAACCGAATGGGATGATTATGTCGGCCGCTTCGAGGCGATCCAGAGCGTGGAGGTGCGTCCGCGCGCCTCGGGCTATCTGACACGATCGCATTTTTCGGACGGACAATATGTGCGGGCAGGTCAGCTGCTGTTCACGATCGATGCGCGTCCGGCGCAGGCTGCACTCGATCAGGCGCGCGCGCAGCTCGCGCGCGCGCAGGCAACGCTTGCCAATGCGCGCACCGAGCTTGCGCGCTCCGAAACGCTCGCGGCGTCACAGGCGGCGAGCCGCGAAGAGGTCGAGCAGCGCCGCGCTGCGGTGCGTACGGGCGAGGCCGATGTGGCAGCAAGCCGCGCCGCGATCCGCGCCGCCGAGCTCAATGTCGGTTTCACGCGCGTGACCGCGCCCATCTCGGGCCGTGTATCGCAGCGGCTCGTCGATCCCGGCAATGCCGTCACAGCCGATCAGACGGTTCTGACGACCATCGTATCGACCAATCCCTTGCACTTCAGCTTCCAGGGGTCCGAGGCGAGCCTGCTCGCCTATGAGCGGCAGGGCGACACGCTCGAAGGCTCGCCGGTGCGCATTCGCCTGCAGGGCGAGGAGGCGTATAGCCGCACGGGCAAGATCGATTTCGTCGACAATGCGCTGAGCACCGGTTCGGGCACGATCACCGTGCGCGCGCTTGTCCCCAATCCCGACGGCAAGCTGCGCCCGGGGCTTTTCGGGCAGCTTCAGCTTGCCGCCTCGGCGCCGCGCGCGGCGATCCTCGTTCCCGACACCGCGATCGTCACCGACGCTGCACGCCGCGTCGTCTATGTTATCGGTCCCAAGGATGTCGTGCAGGCACGCCCGGTCACGCTCGGACCCGTCATCGATGGCCTGCGCGTCGTGCGCACCGGTCTCACCGCGAAGGACCGCGTCATTGTGAACGGCATCCAGCGCGCGATGCCGGGCAAGCCCGCCAAGGTAGAGGCGGGCCGCATCCTCCCGGATGGTAAGGTGGTCACGAGCAAGGCCGCGCCGCCAGCGGGTACATCCAAGGCAGCGCCCGCGAAGGACGCGGCCAAGTGA